The sequence GAAAGCACCATCAAGGACCGCAGCTCATCAACCGTTCGCAACTGCTGATCGCTTTCCTTTGAAAGACAACAACAAGAAACCCTCCGAACTGGAGGGTTTCTTGTTTACCGTTTTCATATTTCACTTCACATCGATTTCCTTTTTCACCGTCTCTGCCGGCTCTTTCTTCGGAAGAACGATATGAAGAACGCCGTTGTCGTAGCTCGCCTCGATATTGTCGGTATCGACGTTCTCTCCCACGGTGAAACTCCTGCTCATGCTACCGTAAGAACGTTCTATCCTATGGTAATCTTTCTTTTTTTCTTCTTCCTCATGTGTTCTTTCTGCATTGATGGTAAGAATATCTTCATCCATGCTGATCTTGACATCATCCTTCTTTACCCCCGGCATATCAGCATCAATGTAAATGGTTTTTTCATCCTCGCTTACATCAACCCTGAACGATGGAGCCATGGACGAGAAAAAAGGAGTCATCGTTTCGCTGAAGACATTTTCAAACATTTTCAACGGATCTCGACCGTACAGTTTAATTGCCATGATAGCCCTCCATTAGAGTAATTTTTAACAAAAATCCTGATGTTAACATAAAAGGCAAAATTGTTGCGTTGACCACGCAAAGTAAACTAACGAAAAGGGATAAAGAAAAATTCCAGTTTCACTTCGAGTGATATTATGTGCTTTTCTTTTTTCTACTTTTCTTTTTTTCCTCTCCCAAAACTGTACCGATATCGAGAAGATCGGCAATATTGGCAGAAGGATCGATAACAGGCTGAATCTGTGCCGCTGCGCAGGTCATGACAGTTGTCACTCCAGGACCGTGACCGGCAACAAGACAGTCACTGTGTACTACGACACCGATAGAAATCGCTCCCTGGCGGTACGCTCTGCCGTAACGGTTATCGTGATCGAGAAGCGCGACAAAATCCCCAAATCGGATTTTGTCAAGCCCGTATTTACCGACCGTTTCCTCATCGCTCGTCATGATATCATAGTCTCCCTTTGCAACATGGGAAGCACCCACTCCGGACCCCATGCATGCCGCAGGAACAACCGTGGTAACCGGAACCTGAAGAACGCCACCACCGGTTTCTCTGATCTTCATTTTTTTCAGCAATCCCGGATCGAGGTTGAAAGGAACAATGTCCGGATAATCGAGAAGTTTCAACCCCTGACCTTTAGCGTGAATAACGATGGTATCACTATAGATGAGATCCTGTTTGACGTCTTTTGGAAAATCAACCATCACATGCTCTGACCCTCCATGATGACCGAGAACAATCCCATTCTCTCCCTTCGCCTCACCTGAAACAATCGTTGCCGTATTGCCGACACATGAGTAAATCTGTAAAGCATTATTCGGATGATCAAACGGCTTGTGCGTATCTGCAGTACAGCTCACACCGGGCTCGACATGATCTCCCGCCCAGCCAAAGGCACTGTCACCAACTTGCACGTTCAGGGTTATCCCCCCTATCGAAGGGAGAAGAAAAGGCACACCGTGATGATCGATGCTCCAGCTACCTCTTGTTTTTGGTGGTCCCGGCTGGCACTGCAGCAAAAATTCCACAAGATCTTTTTCATTTGTTTTCAGCATAGTGCACTTCTTTTAAGTCAAAAAAACCTGCGCCTCGAGACCGATCAGGCCGTCTCGACGGCGAAATCGTTCGCCCGTGAGCGTTATGTCATATCATATTAAAAATACAGCTGACACATGCAAAGATCATGCCGCCCTATCTCAATCTATTTTCCCATTCCCTGTGATTCATCCCACCTTCGGCCAGAACAGCAAAAGAGCGATTCCCCCGGCAAGAGAAATCCCGAAAAGCAACGCAATACGAAAAAAAAGCTGGCGATTACCTAAAACCGCAACTGCAGCGGCCTTGAACAGTATATTGGACATTGCACCAAGCATCATCATCCTCCAGCCTGTATCTATACCAACTCTGTCTGCCTCGATCAATCTCGCGGTTGAAAGTGTTATGGCATCCATATCCGTAAGCCCGGAAAGAGCCGCAACAATATAAAGTCCTTGATCACCGAAAAACTCCTTTGCCGCAGCTACAGCCACAAGCACGAACGCATACAATGCACCGAAAGCCACGGCAGCTCCAAGGTCGGATGGATCTTCAGCTTCCGGCAATGCTTCATTGCTCTCTCTAACAAAAAAATGAGCTGCCAATGCTATCAATGCCATATACAAGCACATGACTCCGAACTGTGGCAGCACATATGGCAGAATCTCAGGTGCAACGACAGCAACCTCAAAACCAACCCGGATAAAAACGATTGTCGAAGCGATCATGATTACCATTGCCGCAAGAGAAGACGTGCCGGGAATGGTTTTTGAGCGGCGAGCATAACTTATGGTGGTTGCTGTACTCGAAATAAGACCTCCGAGGATACCGCCAAGCAATAAACCCGTTTTCTGGCCCAAAAATTTTGCGACGAGATAACTGCTGACACTGATACCGACAATGAACACAACCATGAGCCAGATATGTGAAGGGTTCAACACACCAAACGGCCCCAGATTTTTATCCGGCAAAACAGGCAACACAACCATGGCTATAAGCACAAGCCTGAAAATGGCCTGAATGTCCGACTTGCCTATGCGCTTGACAAAACCATGCAGCGGCTGTTTCCATTGAAGCAATACCGCAACACCGCCACCGACCGCTATTGCAGGCACGATCATACCCAATGCAAGCATCGCCCCAACGGAGAACATCAATAATGCAGCTATCCCGGTCGTTGGTCCGGCATGCGGATGTTCGGATGCGGAAAGGTTGATATTCATCAAGATTTTCATGACGACCATCATCGCTCCGACGGCAACAACTCCCCCAACCAATATGCCCCCCCCGTACTGCTCCGCAAGAATTGCACAGACAGTACCAAACACGGTTATCATGGGATAGGTACGAATTCCCGCACCCTCGGCTTTTGACCATTCGCGCTGAAGGCCAACGAGCAGCCCCAATCCTAACGAAATACCAAGTATTTGCAAGACCTCGAGATTCATAACGGTATCATCAATGCAGAACAGACAGAGTAACAAGCAAACCTCATTCAACCATCCTGAAAAGCAACAAAACTATTACAAAAGCATTTTTAAATGTACTCACATTACGTATGACAAAAAAAGCCACAAAACGCCGTTATTCATCACATTTTTTTCCAAAAAGAGCGCATATGTCCCTGTTTTTTTTTGCTAAATGCCCATTTTCCTTTTAAATTTGAAAAACCTACCACGAAGATATGCAGTACAGAATCATCCTGTCACATACAAGGCTGTCTCAGTCGATTTATAGGCGAAAGAATAGATAAGCTACGGACCTGCGTGCATACTCAGTTAATGAACAAATAACAATGGGTCGACTATGGTGAATGCAAAAAAAACGCTGAAAGAAAACCGGACATGGCTATTGAAAGTAATTGCAGCTGTAGCTGTTATTGCAGTAATCGGAATCTCCGGCGTATTGGTTTCAATGTCTCCGTTCTTTCACACCTATGATGATGAACTCGGCGCAACAGCAGAACTGGAAAATGTCCAAGTAGAAATAGAAGAAGAATCGAAATTATCCAATATCACCTCAGAAGAAACAATTCGGAAAGGAGAGTCGCTCTACAGCATCCTTACCGCAGAGGGACTGTCACCAAGAGAAGTGCATGAAATTACGACACAGCTTAAAGGAAACTTCTCGGTCAGAAATTTTCGCCCCGGCAAGTCTTATCTCATCGAAAAAGATCCATCAGGCTGTTTTCTTTGCTTTAGCTATCAACAATCTCCCTCGAATATCCTGCATGTCCAAAGAGATCCTGAAGCTGAAACCTTCAATATCTGGCAGGAAACCTTTGAATACCAAAGCCGTGTTTCTGCACTTACAGGAACCATATCATCTAATTTAGCGGCAGAACTCCAGCAGCATAAACGCTATGGCTTGATCACCCAACTCCAAAAACTTTTTGCTTACAAAATAAATTTCAAGCGGGACATACAACCGGGAACAGCCTATAATATATTGTTCGAAGAAAAATGGCTTGGAGATGAGTTTGTCGGCATCGGTAAAATACTTGCAGCAGAAATATTCATCGACAACCAACCGTCCACAGCCTACCGGTTTACCGATTCAAAAGGCAATACCGGCTATTATGATAAGAAAGGCCAATCCGTTATCAGCTCATTCTTTATCAACCCTTGCAACTATTCGAGAGTCTCGAGCCGTTTCGGTTACAGAACTCATCCTATCCTGAGAAAACGGCATTTCCACGGTGGTGTAGACTTCGCAGCCCCAAGGGGCACACCTGTTTATGCCGTTGCCGACGGTAAAATTGTTTTTCGCGGCAGGAAAGGCGCAGCCGGCAACATGGTAACCATCACACATGCAAATGGTTACCATACCAAGTACCTTCATCTGAGCCGCTTCAGCGCCAACGCAAGAAGCGGAAGCCGAGTAAAGCAGGGACAGGTTATCGGTTATGTGGGCTCCACCGGTCGATCAACCGGCCCACATCTGGATTTCAGGGTTGTTCACCATGGAAAACTTCAGAACCCTCTTGTCGCTCTGAAATCGGCATGCAAAATCAAAGGTCTGCCAAAAGCAGAAATGGACAATTTTCTCGCCCAGATTTCTGTTTTCCACATGCAGCTTGAAAACCGCGACATACTTGTTGCCGAGCTTTCAAAACCCCCTACAGACA is a genomic window of Prosthecochloris marina containing:
- a CDS encoding DUF4438 domain-containing protein, which encodes MLKTNEKDLVEFLLQCQPGPPKTRGSWSIDHHGVPFLLPSIGGITLNVQVGDSAFGWAGDHVEPGVSCTADTHKPFDHPNNALQIYSCVGNTATIVSGEAKGENGIVLGHHGGSEHVMVDFPKDVKQDLIYSDTIVIHAKGQGLKLLDYPDIVPFNLDPGLLKKMKIRETGGGVLQVPVTTVVPAACMGSGVGASHVAKGDYDIMTSDEETVGKYGLDKIRFGDFVALLDHDNRYGRAYRQGAISIGVVVHSDCLVAGHGPGVTTVMTCAAAQIQPVIDPSANIADLLDIGTVLGEEKKKSRKKKST
- a CDS encoding MgtC/SapB family protein, translating into MNLEVLQILGISLGLGLLVGLQREWSKAEGAGIRTYPMITVFGTVCAILAEQYGGGILVGGVVAVGAMMVVMKILMNINLSASEHPHAGPTTGIAALLMFSVGAMLALGMIVPAIAVGGGVAVLLQWKQPLHGFVKRIGKSDIQAIFRLVLIAMVVLPVLPDKNLGPFGVLNPSHIWLMVVFIVGISVSSYLVAKFLGQKTGLLLGGILGGLISSTATTISYARRSKTIPGTSSLAAMVIMIASTIVFIRVGFEVAVVAPEILPYVLPQFGVMCLYMALIALAAHFFVRESNEALPEAEDPSDLGAAVAFGALYAFVLVAVAAAKEFFGDQGLYIVAALSGLTDMDAITLSTARLIEADRVGIDTGWRMMMLGAMSNILFKAAAVAVLGNRQLFFRIALLFGISLAGGIALLLFWPKVG
- a CDS encoding Hsp20/alpha crystallin family protein, whose product is MAIKLYGRDPLKMFENVFSETMTPFFSSMAPSFRVDVSEDEKTIYIDADMPGVKKDDVKISMDEDILTINAERTHEEEEKKKDYHRIERSYGSMSRSFTVGENVDTDNIEASYDNGVLHIVLPKKEPAETVKKEIDVK
- a CDS encoding M23 family metallopeptidase encodes the protein MVNAKKTLKENRTWLLKVIAAVAVIAVIGISGVLVSMSPFFHTYDDELGATAELENVQVEIEEESKLSNITSEETIRKGESLYSILTAEGLSPREVHEITTQLKGNFSVRNFRPGKSYLIEKDPSGCFLCFSYQQSPSNILHVQRDPEAETFNIWQETFEYQSRVSALTGTISSNLAAELQQHKRYGLITQLQKLFAYKINFKRDIQPGTAYNILFEEKWLGDEFVGIGKILAAEIFIDNQPSTAYRFTDSKGNTGYYDKKGQSVISSFFINPCNYSRVSSRFGYRTHPILRKRHFHGGVDFAAPRGTPVYAVADGKIVFRGRKGAAGNMVTITHANGYHTKYLHLSRFSANARSGSRVKQGQVIGYVGSTGRSTGPHLDFRVVHHGKLQNPLVALKSACKIKGLPKAEMDNFLAQISVFHMQLENRDILVAELSKPPTDNASALN